A window from Cytobacillus sp. FSL H8-0458 encodes these proteins:
- a CDS encoding NAD(P)H-dependent flavin oxidoreductase: MMQTAVTEMFDIRYPIIQGGLQGLGTSPLVSAVSNAGGLGLITAGSFPSKEEMLEDIESARKLTSKPFGVNIALGIRKPMDEFVEGAIEARVPIVFTSGNNPEKYMESLKANGIKVVHVVPSVRFARKAESIGCDAVVVVGYECGGHPGKEDVTSLTLIQKAVQELSIPVIAAGGFSTGKSALAAFALGAQGVQMGTRFLASRETALHESIKDKLIKLQETDTLLVKKSIGKAMRVMKTERAMELLKKEEDGAALEEIFPYISGESYMELIKNGNEHSGVISLGHTIGLIDEIKKTEDIIKDIVQEYEQQLEYLYRNLNR, translated from the coding sequence ATGATGCAAACAGCTGTCACAGAGATGTTTGACATCCGCTATCCCATTATCCAAGGGGGGCTTCAAGGCCTTGGAACATCACCGCTTGTGTCCGCCGTATCGAATGCAGGCGGACTCGGCCTTATAACAGCTGGAAGCTTTCCCTCCAAGGAAGAAATGCTGGAGGATATTGAGTCGGCAAGAAAGCTCACATCCAAACCCTTTGGCGTAAATATCGCTCTTGGAATCCGCAAGCCGATGGATGAATTTGTGGAAGGGGCAATCGAAGCCCGTGTGCCCATTGTGTTCACCTCTGGAAATAACCCCGAGAAATATATGGAGAGCCTTAAAGCAAACGGAATAAAAGTAGTTCATGTCGTGCCTTCTGTAAGATTTGCCAGAAAAGCAGAATCCATTGGCTGCGATGCAGTGGTCGTGGTTGGATATGAGTGCGGGGGCCATCCGGGCAAAGAGGATGTAACCAGTCTTACCTTGATTCAAAAGGCTGTTCAGGAGCTTTCGATACCTGTCATTGCAGCAGGAGGGTTTTCAACAGGAAAATCTGCTCTTGCTGCTTTTGCTTTAGGGGCACAAGGGGTGCAAATGGGTACAAGGTTTTTGGCTTCCAGGGAAACAGCACTCCATGAGTCAATCAAAGACAAATTGATAAAGCTCCAGGAAACAGATACCCTGCTAGTGAAAAAATCAATCGGGAAAGCCATGAGAGTAATGAAAACAGAACGGGCGATGGAGCTGCTGAAAAAGGAAGAAGATGGAGCAGCTTTAGAGGAGATCTTTCCATATATAAGCGGTGAATCCTATATGGAATTAATTAAAAATGGCAATGAACATTCCGGTGTCATCTCATTAGGGCATACCATCGGATTAATAGATGAAATTAAAAAGACAGAAGACATTATCAAGGATATAGTGCAGGAATACGAACAGCAGCTTGAATATTTGTACAGGAATCTTAATAGATAG
- a CDS encoding penicillin-binding transpeptidase domain-containing protein, with the protein MRKVLYFVFAALVLAALSGCNKEIKPQDRFSQYVEHWNKQEFEKMYEFLSKDAKQSISKKDFAARYEKVYKDLEIDNLKVTYKPDMEKEFKKEEKASFPFSASMDSAAGKIEFTHDAKLVKEEAKEEDNWFVAWDTTYIFPELGPEDKISYSTVPAQRGDIVDRTGDPLALNGTLYEIGVVPEQMGDQKDQTIKGLSAALGMSEEQINKSLNASWVQPGYFVPIKKVSPDDQAALNKVFALKGVVKQDVKGRVYPMGESAAHLIGYVGTITADEMKEREGYSSTDIIGKRGLEQVLEERLKGSNGIKIGIQKKDGSEVVLAEKPVENGETIQLTIDMNLQRDLYTELGGKPGTAAAIDPVTGNTLALVSSPSFDPNQASLGFTADEWKAIEANKDMPLLTRFKQTYAPGSVMKPLTGAIGLTEGTLTLDETINVKGLQWQKDSSWGGYKVTRVKDPGGPVNFEKAMMYSDNIYFAQQALELGKEKFSAGLKKFAFEEEIPYAFPLEQSKIGGLDTEILLADSGYGQGQVEMSIVHLAASYTPFINKGSMIKPVLLEEEEKSQVLKEAIMSEETANTVAAAMAKVIQDPGGTGRAANMKDYPLAGKTGTAELKKSADEKGQENGMFVAYNPQSPKLLIAMMIEGVEKSGGSKVVVEKVKKVFEEHKGRF; encoded by the coding sequence ATGAGAAAGGTTTTATATTTTGTTTTTGCAGCCCTGGTTTTGGCCGCTTTGAGCGGGTGCAATAAGGAGATTAAGCCGCAGGATCGCTTTTCGCAGTATGTGGAGCATTGGAATAAGCAGGAGTTTGAGAAAATGTATGAATTCCTGTCGAAGGATGCGAAACAGTCGATCAGCAAAAAGGATTTCGCAGCCCGTTATGAAAAGGTTTATAAGGATTTAGAGATAGATAATCTGAAGGTAACATACAAGCCGGATATGGAAAAGGAATTCAAAAAAGAAGAGAAGGCAAGTTTTCCTTTTTCAGCAAGCATGGACAGCGCTGCCGGCAAGATTGAATTTACCCATGATGCCAAGCTTGTGAAGGAAGAAGCGAAAGAGGAAGACAATTGGTTTGTTGCATGGGATACCACTTATATTTTCCCGGAGCTCGGGCCTGAGGATAAAATCAGCTATTCAACTGTTCCGGCGCAGCGCGGGGATATTGTGGACCGGACAGGTGACCCGCTTGCTTTAAATGGCACTCTCTATGAAATTGGTGTCGTGCCTGAACAGATGGGTGACCAGAAGGATCAGACCATCAAAGGTTTGTCTGCAGCCTTGGGAATGTCAGAAGAGCAGATTAATAAAAGCTTGAACGCGAGCTGGGTGCAGCCGGGATACTTTGTTCCTATTAAAAAGGTGTCCCCGGATGATCAGGCAGCTCTCAACAAGGTCTTTGCCCTAAAAGGCGTAGTTAAGCAGGATGTCAAAGGCAGAGTTTACCCAATGGGTGAATCAGCAGCCCATCTTATCGGATATGTTGGAACAATCACAGCAGATGAAATGAAAGAGCGTGAAGGCTATTCAAGCACCGATATAATCGGAAAAAGAGGCCTTGAACAGGTCCTTGAAGAGCGACTAAAAGGGTCAAACGGAATCAAAATCGGCATCCAAAAGAAAGACGGTTCTGAAGTAGTTCTCGCTGAAAAGCCGGTAGAGAACGGTGAAACTATTCAGCTTACCATCGATATGAACCTGCAGAGAGATCTTTACACAGAGCTGGGAGGAAAGCCGGGAACCGCAGCAGCTATCGATCCGGTAACCGGAAATACACTGGCACTTGTCAGCAGCCCGAGCTTCGACCCGAACCAGGCGTCACTTGGATTTACCGCGGATGAGTGGAAGGCGATTGAAGCGAATAAGGACATGCCGCTTCTGACACGGTTCAAGCAAACCTATGCGCCAGGTTCCGTGATGAAGCCGCTGACAGGAGCGATCGGACTGACAGAGGGAACATTAACGCTTGATGAAACCATTAATGTCAAAGGCTTGCAATGGCAAAAGGACAGTTCATGGGGCGGCTATAAAGTCACACGTGTCAAAGATCCCGGCGGACCTGTTAACTTTGAAAAAGCGATGATGTATTCGGATAATATCTATTTTGCCCAGCAGGCTCTTGAACTGGGAAAAGAAAAATTCTCAGCCGGACTCAAGAAATTCGCGTTTGAAGAGGAAATTCCATACGCATTCCCGCTGGAACAATCCAAGATTGGCGGCCTGGATACAGAAATCCTGCTCGCTGATTCAGGCTACGGCCAGGGCCAGGTGGAAATGAGTATTGTCCATCTCGCAGCATCCTACACACCTTTCATCAACAAAGGCTCCATGATCAAACCTGTTCTTCTGGAAGAAGAGGAAAAGAGTCAGGTGCTGAAGGAAGCTATCATGAGTGAAGAAACAGCAAACACGGTTGCAGCGGCAATGGCTAAAGTCATCCAGGATCCAGGCGGAACCGGCCGTGCGGCTAATATGAAGGATTACCCGCTGGCCGGGAAAACGGGAACAGCCGAGCTGAAGAAAAGTGCAGATGAAAAAGGACAGGAGAACGGTATGTTCGTTGCCTACAATCCGCAATCTCCTAAGCTGCTCATCGCGATGATGATAGAGGGCGTTGAAAAAAGCGGCGGGTCAAAAGTGGTAGTGGAGAAAGTAAAGAAGGTATTTGAGGAACATAAAGGACGGTTTTAA
- a CDS encoding PaaI family thioesterase, with product MTAEHLQKVKTDFENSPFWNFIGLELKEIKEGYVLLELPIQKEFINVRNSVHGGIYASVMDTAMGMAGRSLGYDEVATLHLNIQYLKSVMEGTVYSEAEIIHQNRSTVLIEGRLMNEDGELIGHCTGTFKLSIGEKG from the coding sequence ATGACAGCAGAACATCTGCAGAAAGTGAAAACTGATTTTGAAAACAGCCCGTTCTGGAACTTTATTGGGCTGGAGCTAAAAGAAATAAAAGAAGGATATGTTTTGCTGGAACTGCCCATACAGAAAGAGTTCATAAATGTAAGAAATTCTGTCCACGGCGGCATTTATGCATCCGTAATGGATACAGCAATGGGCATGGCTGGCAGGTCGCTGGGATATGATGAGGTTGCGACTCTCCATCTAAACATTCAATATCTTAAATCTGTGATGGAAGGAACGGTATACTCCGAGGCAGAGATTATTCATCAGAACCGCAGCACGGTATTAATCGAAGGCAGGCTGATGAATGAAGACGGTGAACTGATTGGACATTGCACCGGAACCTTTAAGCTGTCTATAGGTGAAAAGGGATGA
- a CDS encoding enoyl-CoA hydratase/isomerase family protein encodes MHQYENLLVQIEQGVMWLTINRPEQRNALNQETLQELGDAFSWAEANDEVKCIIIQGAGEKSFAAGADIKQLHERKMLEALIPGMQGLYKKIEQSGKVTIAAVKGYALGGGCELALACDIRIAAKKAKFGLPELNLGIIPGAGGTQRLSRVVGKGRALDMILTGKIIDGEEAERIGLVTYLAADDELDATAEEVASQILKKGPVAIKLAKLAVHKGFDIDLETAMLIEKLSQAVAFGTEDKREGTAAFLEKRTAEFTNQ; translated from the coding sequence GTGCATCAATACGAAAATCTGCTTGTTCAAATCGAACAGGGGGTTATGTGGCTGACCATTAACCGTCCTGAACAGCGTAATGCTTTAAATCAGGAGACGCTCCAGGAGCTTGGAGATGCCTTTAGCTGGGCAGAAGCAAATGATGAGGTGAAATGCATCATCATTCAGGGAGCAGGGGAGAAGTCTTTTGCAGCAGGAGCGGATATAAAACAGCTTCATGAAAGAAAAATGCTTGAGGCATTGATTCCGGGCATGCAGGGGCTTTACAAAAAAATCGAACAATCGGGCAAAGTAACGATTGCAGCTGTAAAGGGGTATGCACTGGGTGGAGGGTGCGAGCTGGCCCTTGCCTGTGACATTCGGATCGCAGCGAAAAAAGCAAAATTCGGCTTGCCGGAGCTTAACCTGGGCATCATTCCTGGAGCAGGCGGAACACAGCGCCTGTCCAGGGTGGTTGGCAAGGGAAGGGCACTTGACATGATCCTGACAGGCAAAATTATAGATGGAGAAGAAGCCGAAAGAATCGGTCTGGTTACATACCTTGCAGCCGATGATGAATTGGATGCGACAGCAGAGGAGGTTGCCTCTCAAATTCTTAAAAAAGGCCCGGTTGCAATCAAGCTGGCAAAGCTTGCAGTCCACAAAGGCTTTGATATTGATCTGGAGACAGCCATGCTGATTGAGAAGCTTTCACAGGCTGTAGCTTTTGGGACAGAGGACAAAAGAGAAGGTACGGCAGCATTCCTGGAAAAAAGAACGGCAGAGTTTACTAACCAATAA
- a CDS encoding 3-hydroxyacyl-CoA dehydrogenase, producing the protein MNTITVVGSGVMGKGIAYACAVSGFEVYLNDINQEIVDKAKNDIYSLLEGSLQKGFISEEQYGMAKDRLHFETDLEAAAKNADLVIEAVLEKIELKIDIFKKLDSICSQGTILATNTSTMSPTEIGAQTSRPDKVVAMHFFNPVHKMKLIEIIRGLETSDDTVRLVKEVGEKLKKETVEVNEFPGFVTSRMNCLIGNEAMNMLMEGVASAEDIDKALKLGLNHPMGPLALADLVGLDTRLRNMEYLYQTLGEKYRPCPLLIKYVKAGRLGKKSGSGFYQYS; encoded by the coding sequence ATGAACACCATCACAGTAGTAGGTTCAGGTGTAATGGGAAAAGGGATTGCTTATGCCTGTGCCGTTTCGGGATTTGAAGTTTACTTGAATGACATTAATCAGGAAATAGTAGATAAAGCCAAAAACGATATTTATAGCTTATTGGAAGGCAGTCTTCAAAAAGGGTTTATTTCAGAAGAACAATATGGGATGGCAAAAGACCGGCTTCATTTTGAAACAGACTTAGAGGCAGCTGCGAAAAATGCGGACCTTGTCATTGAAGCAGTCCTGGAAAAGATAGAATTGAAGATTGATATTTTTAAAAAGCTGGACAGCATCTGTTCCCAGGGAACCATTCTGGCCACCAATACTTCAACAATGAGCCCAACGGAAATTGGGGCACAAACATCACGGCCCGATAAAGTGGTGGCCATGCACTTCTTTAATCCGGTCCACAAAATGAAGCTGATTGAAATTATCCGTGGACTGGAAACATCTGATGACACGGTCCGCTTGGTGAAAGAAGTCGGTGAAAAGCTTAAGAAGGAAACCGTTGAAGTAAATGAATTTCCGGGATTTGTCACTTCCAGGATGAATTGCCTGATCGGCAATGAAGCGATGAACATGCTGATGGAAGGAGTAGCCTCTGCTGAAGATATCGATAAAGCCCTGAAGCTGGGGCTTAATCACCCGATGGGCCCGCTTGCACTGGCGGATTTAGTAGGCCTGGATACCCGGCTGCGCAATATGGAGTATCTATACCAGACACTTGGGGAGAAGTACCGCCCTTGCCCGCTTCTTATCAAATATGTAAAAGCCGGACGGCTGGGGAAAAAGAGCGGGAGCGGATTCTATCAATATTCTTAA
- a CDS encoding thiolase family protein: MNQAYIVESVRTAIGRMGGTIKDVPVDHLAEKVIREVLNRSHTGVQVDEVILGQAKQSADTSNLARLAALRAELPIEVTGYTVHRQCGSGLQAINNADMQIRLGYSDVVVAGGAESMSTAPYYIRNARYGFQAGNAQILDPNTESQPCSQPIEKYGNLTMGLTAENLAEKYAISREEQDEFALRSQELAHAAIESGRFEKEIIPVEYKQKRETQLFSVDEHPRSTNIGKLSKLKAVFKENGTVTAGNASGRNDGASVILMMNEAKVNEYGLKPKAKIIAQAVSGVSPEIMGIGPVTSTFKALKQCGLSMDDIGLIELNEAFAAQALSVIHESGMDINKVNVNGGAIALGHPIGATGAILMTKLLHEMERRGEKYGLVTLCIGGGQGITTIVENLQVS, translated from the coding sequence ATGAATCAAGCATATATTGTCGAATCTGTCCGGACAGCAATTGGCAGAATGGGCGGAACGATAAAAGACGTCCCGGTTGATCATCTTGCAGAGAAAGTCATTCGGGAAGTATTGAATCGTTCTCATACGGGTGTACAAGTGGATGAAGTGATCCTTGGCCAGGCCAAGCAAAGTGCGGATACTTCCAATCTAGCGCGTCTGGCCGCCTTAAGAGCGGAGCTGCCTATTGAGGTTACAGGCTACACGGTTCACCGCCAATGCGGATCCGGTCTTCAGGCCATCAATAATGCGGATATGCAAATCAGGCTCGGCTACTCTGATGTAGTCGTGGCCGGAGGAGCTGAAAGCATGAGCACAGCACCTTACTATATCCGGAACGCCCGTTATGGATTCCAGGCCGGAAATGCGCAAATTCTGGACCCGAATACCGAAAGCCAGCCTTGTTCCCAGCCAATCGAAAAATACGGGAATCTGACAATGGGATTAACCGCTGAAAACCTGGCTGAGAAGTATGCTATTTCAAGGGAAGAACAGGATGAATTTGCGCTTCGCAGCCAGGAGCTTGCGCATGCAGCCATTGAATCTGGCCGTTTTGAAAAGGAAATCATCCCGGTTGAATATAAGCAAAAAAGAGAAACACAGCTTTTTAGTGTGGATGAGCATCCGCGCAGTACAAATATCGGGAAGCTCTCGAAGCTTAAGGCGGTTTTTAAGGAAAATGGAACCGTGACAGCAGGCAATGCCAGCGGCCGCAATGACGGTGCTTCCGTCATTTTGATGATGAATGAAGCGAAGGTAAATGAATATGGCTTAAAACCAAAAGCGAAAATCATAGCCCAGGCTGTGAGTGGAGTATCTCCGGAAATTATGGGGATTGGTCCTGTCACCTCTACATTTAAAGCGTTAAAGCAATGTGGGTTATCGATGGATGACATTGGACTGATAGAGTTGAATGAAGCATTTGCAGCTCAGGCACTTTCAGTCATCCATGAATCCGGAATGGATATTAATAAGGTGAATGTAAACGGCGGAGCCATTGCTTTAGGCCATCCTATTGGAGCCACAGGAGCCATTCTGATGACAAAGCTTCTTCACGAAATGGAACGGAGAGGCGAAAAATATGGTCTGGTCACTCTTTGTATTGGCGGCGGCCAGGGAATTACCACCATAGTCGAAAACCTTCAAGTTTCATAA
- a CDS encoding SDR family oxidoreductase produces MFSQENQVAVVTGASRGIGREIAGRLASEGAYVYLVDINEEALNETRHELQEKGLAAEVFKADITNEQEVERLFSHIEERHGRADILVNNAGIIRDNLIFKMNADDWDSVMNVHLKGTFLCSKYAQKLMVQNKYGRIINLSSVSALGSRGQANYAAAKAGIQGFTKTLAIELGKYNITVNAIAPGFIMTDMTKAVAERLGISFQELIESKVKHIPVNRAGTPEDIAQAASFFASPASSFISGQVLYVAGGPKA; encoded by the coding sequence TTGTTTAGTCAAGAAAACCAGGTAGCTGTTGTCACTGGCGCAAGCAGGGGGATAGGCAGGGAAATAGCCGGAAGACTGGCCTCGGAAGGTGCATACGTCTATTTAGTGGACATAAATGAGGAAGCATTAAATGAGACCAGACATGAACTGCAGGAAAAAGGCTTGGCTGCAGAAGTGTTCAAGGCGGATATCACCAATGAACAGGAAGTGGAACGGCTTTTTTCTCATATAGAGGAAAGGCATGGAAGGGCGGACATTTTAGTCAATAATGCTGGAATCATCCGGGATAACCTGATATTTAAAATGAATGCCGATGATTGGGACAGCGTCATGAATGTTCACTTGAAGGGTACTTTCCTTTGCAGTAAATATGCCCAGAAATTAATGGTTCAGAACAAATATGGAAGAATCATCAATCTATCTTCCGTATCAGCCTTAGGAAGCAGGGGGCAGGCCAATTACGCAGCGGCAAAGGCCGGTATCCAGGGGTTTACGAAAACACTGGCTATTGAACTGGGAAAATACAATATTACCGTGAATGCCATTGCACCAGGATTTATTATGACAGATATGACAAAGGCAGTCGCAGAACGGCTTGGCATTTCCTTTCAGGAATTAATTGAATCCAAAGTAAAGCACATTCCGGTTAATAGAGCAGGTACACCAGAGGATATCGCACAGGCTGCAAGCTTTTTTGCAAGTCCGGCATCCTCATTTATTAGCGGTCAGGTCTTATATGTTGCCGGAGGCCCAAAAGCATAG
- a CDS encoding NAD(P)-dependent oxidoreductase: protein MNRPHIVQILPMYHADGEDVLNKHAEVKKFTEYNESEICSYLQNNKVDGIILRAPARITPAILDSCHQVKAISGAGVGLDNINVEYATKKGIPILHAPKLNSTATAEHAVSLLLAVMKKTAYFDRETRSGNFQSRDGEFTLELEGKQLGLVGFGSIAQKAARILVHGFGMKAMAYVRTINADKQQAADRIGLELTTSLENVFSRSDVVSLHIPLTIETDKLVDYNLLSLMKETAVLINTARGGVISEEDLAEALKQNRILGAGIDVFADEPPPPDHPFFQLKQVTMSPHIGGISLEAARKTSMLIAENLISAIQGQKLSVIANRAELTEARKGLFS, encoded by the coding sequence ATGAACAGACCTCATATTGTTCAGATTCTCCCCATGTATCATGCAGATGGGGAGGATGTACTGAACAAACATGCTGAAGTGAAGAAATTCACCGAATATAACGAATCAGAGATTTGCAGCTACCTTCAGAATAATAAGGTTGATGGAATCATCCTCCGGGCCCCGGCAAGGATTACACCTGCCATTTTGGACAGCTGCCATCAAGTAAAGGCTATTTCTGGAGCTGGAGTGGGCCTTGACAATATTAATGTAGAATATGCAACAAAGAAGGGGATCCCTATTTTACATGCTCCGAAGCTCAATAGTACGGCAACAGCAGAACATGCAGTGAGCCTGCTCTTAGCGGTAATGAAGAAAACGGCCTATTTTGACAGGGAAACCAGGAGCGGAAACTTTCAGTCGAGGGACGGAGAATTTACTCTTGAATTGGAAGGAAAGCAGCTGGGGCTTGTTGGCTTTGGGAGTATAGCGCAAAAAGCTGCCAGGATCTTAGTCCATGGCTTCGGAATGAAAGCTATGGCGTATGTGAGAACAATCAATGCTGATAAACAGCAAGCGGCTGACCGTATAGGATTGGAACTAACCACTTCTTTAGAAAATGTTTTTTCTAGAAGTGATGTTGTAAGCTTACATATCCCATTAACCATAGAAACAGATAAACTGGTAGATTATAATTTGCTTTCGCTTATGAAAGAAACAGCGGTCCTGATAAACACTGCCCGGGGCGGCGTGATCAGCGAGGAAGATTTGGCAGAGGCATTGAAACAGAATCGAATTCTTGGTGCAGGGATCGATGTTTTTGCAGATGAGCCCCCGCCTCCTGATCACCCGTTTTTTCAGCTTAAGCAAGTAACCATGAGTCCGCACATTGGCGGGATCAGTCTTGAGGCGGCAAGGAAAACCTCCATGCTGATTGCAGAGAACCTAATCAGTGCCATTCAAGGTCAAAAGCTTTCTGTAATAGCCAATCGAGCCGAACTGACTGAAGCAAGGAAGGGGTTATTTTCATGA
- a CDS encoding acyl-CoA dehydrogenase family protein translates to MDFNFSEDINFLRENVRKFVKEEAEPLAMEIEEKDMIPEKLVEMSKEMGLFGLSIPEEYGGLGLDMVGKCAIYEELGKTHNGYTTLIGAHTGIGSVGIVELGTEEQKQKYLPKMATGEWIGAFALTEPSAGSNAAALKTTAVRKGDKYILNGSKHYITNAVDGHVFTVMAVTDRAKGAKGITSFIVEKDFPGFVLGSVEQKMGLRGSHSAELFFENMEVPAENVLGTEGQGYINALKILANGRAGLAARNLGSCEKLLEHCLQYTQEREQFGKPIIEVQAVQHMLADISMQIEVLRSMTYRVAWMTDQKMRVVKEAAIAKLFASEVYNKVADLAVQIHGGIGYMRDYPIERYYRDARITKIYEGTSEIQRNIIANELKRESSYVGV, encoded by the coding sequence ATGGACTTTAATTTTTCTGAAGATATAAATTTTTTAAGGGAAAATGTGCGTAAATTTGTAAAAGAAGAAGCAGAACCATTGGCGATGGAAATTGAAGAAAAAGATATGATACCGGAAAAGCTGGTGGAGATGTCCAAGGAAATGGGCTTATTCGGATTAAGCATTCCGGAAGAATATGGCGGGCTCGGCCTGGACATGGTTGGAAAGTGCGCCATTTACGAAGAGCTTGGCAAAACACATAATGGCTATACCACTTTAATAGGGGCACATACGGGAATCGGCTCTGTAGGAATAGTGGAGCTTGGAACAGAAGAGCAAAAGCAAAAATACTTGCCGAAAATGGCAACAGGGGAATGGATCGGCGCTTTTGCTTTAACTGAACCGAGCGCTGGCTCGAACGCAGCGGCACTGAAAACGACTGCTGTCAGAAAGGGTGATAAATATATATTAAACGGATCCAAGCATTATATTACAAATGCAGTTGACGGGCATGTCTTTACCGTGATGGCAGTAACGGACCGGGCAAAAGGAGCGAAAGGAATTACCTCCTTTATAGTTGAAAAAGACTTCCCCGGCTTTGTCCTGGGGAGTGTCGAACAAAAAATGGGGTTAAGAGGCTCCCATTCGGCAGAGCTTTTCTTTGAAAATATGGAGGTTCCCGCCGAGAACGTTCTTGGTACAGAAGGACAGGGATATATCAATGCACTGAAAATCCTGGCCAATGGCCGCGCTGGCCTGGCTGCCAGAAACCTTGGCTCCTGTGAAAAGCTTCTTGAACACTGCCTGCAATATACTCAGGAACGGGAGCAATTCGGCAAGCCGATCATCGAGGTGCAGGCTGTTCAGCATATGCTGGCCGACATCAGCATGCAAATCGAAGTGCTTAGATCCATGACGTACCGGGTTGCCTGGATGACCGATCAAAAAATGAGGGTTGTGAAAGAGGCTGCTATTGCAAAGCTATTTGCGTCAGAAGTATATAACAAAGTGGCAGACTTAGCCGTGCAAATCCATGGCGGAATCGGCTATATGAGAGACTATCCGATTGAACGCTACTACAGGGATGCAAGAATTACAAAAATTTACGAAGGAACCTCTGAGATTCAGCGCAATATCATTGCGAATGAGCTTAAGCGGGAATCCTCCTATGTGGGGGTGTAA
- a CDS encoding tartrate dehydrogenase: MKHWKIALIPGDGIGPEVVAEGVKVLKKIEELDPGLSFSFTEFPWGCEYYLDNGKMMADDGIDQLKEFDAIYLGAVGYPGVPDHISLWDLLLKIRKEFDQYVNIRPIKLLHPELTPLKNKGEKEIDFLVIRENSEGEYAGAGDWLFKGKPEEVVLQTGVFSRKGTERIIRYAYEEARKQKKTLTSISKANALNYSMVFWDEVFIEVGKEYPDVKTYSYLVDAASLYFVQQPERFEIVVTSNLFGDILTDLGAAITGGLGLAAGANINPEREFPSMFEPIHGSAPDIAGKGLANPLAAIWSVSQMMDHFGEPAWGTAILKTMKELLHHKSALTPDLGGKASTDQLGNKFMNLLSSHAPVSVKSPSSGVK; the protein is encoded by the coding sequence ATGAAGCATTGGAAAATCGCCCTGATCCCTGGGGATGGAATCGGCCCTGAGGTTGTGGCAGAAGGAGTAAAAGTGTTAAAAAAAATTGAGGAGCTGGATCCCGGTCTATCCTTTTCGTTTACGGAGTTCCCATGGGGATGCGAGTATTATTTGGATAATGGAAAGATGATGGCTGATGATGGGATTGACCAATTAAAAGAATTCGATGCGATCTATTTGGGGGCAGTAGGCTACCCGGGTGTACCGGACCATATTTCACTGTGGGATCTCCTTCTGAAGATCCGGAAGGAATTTGATCAGTATGTAAACATTCGTCCTATTAAACTTCTGCACCCGGAGCTGACACCTCTTAAAAACAAAGGGGAGAAAGAGATCGACTTTCTGGTCATACGGGAGAATAGCGAAGGGGAATACGCCGGAGCAGGAGATTGGCTATTCAAAGGAAAGCCTGAGGAAGTAGTCCTGCAGACCGGTGTGTTTTCAAGGAAAGGAACAGAACGCATTATTCGCTATGCATATGAAGAAGCCCGCAAACAGAAAAAGACCTTAACAAGCATCAGTAAAGCAAATGCACTGAATTATTCCATGGTGTTCTGGGATGAGGTATTTATTGAAGTAGGGAAAGAATATCCGGATGTCAAAACTTACTCCTATTTGGTGGATGCAGCAAGCCTCTACTTTGTTCAGCAGCCGGAAAGATTTGAGATTGTCGTTACCTCCAATTTATTCGGGGACATTCTAACCGATCTGGGTGCTGCGATTACAGGTGGACTCGGATTGGCTGCGGGAGCGAATATCAATCCTGAAAGGGAGTTTCCGTCCATGTTCGAGCCTATTCACGGATCCGCACCGGACATTGCCGGTAAAGGTCTTGCCAACCCTCTTGCTGCCATCTGGTCCGTCAGCCAGATGATGGATCATTTTGGAGAACCGGCTTGGGGAACCGCCATCCTGAAAACGATGAAAGAACTGCTTCATCATAAGAGTGCACTAACTCCTGATCTTGGCGGGAAAGCTTCAACTGATCAGCTTGGCAATAAATTTATGAATCTTTTGAGCAGTCATGCTCCAGTTTCGGTTAAAAGTCCTTCCAGTGGAGTTAAATAA